Part of the Campylobacter sp. CNRCH_2014_0184h genome is shown below.
TCCAAGCCAACTTTCTTTTTTCTTGTATTTATAACCATTGTTATGATGATAGTTTGCTTGTTGGTTATAGTTTTGTTGATGAGATTGTTGTGGCGCGCTTTGAGATGTACTTCTTTCTATGATTTTATCAAGTTCACCACGATCAAGCCAAACACCACGGCATTTTGGACAATAATCAATCTCAACTCCATTTCTTTCACTCATTAATAAAGCTGTATTTGCACAAACTGGGCAATTCATATTTATCCTTTATAAAAATTTTCCTAAAGTATATAGGTTTAAAGTAAATTATGAGTTTAAGTCCCAATCAATAGGACTTTTGCCAAGTTTTAATAAAATTTCATTACTTTTTGAAAAATGTTTGCACCCTAAAAAAGCATTCCTTGCTAAAGGTGAAGGATGTGCTGCTTCTAGGATAAAGTGTTTTTGAGGGTTGATTAAAACTTTTTTATTTTTAGCATAATTTCCCCAAAGCAAAAACACTAATCCCTCTTTTTCATCGCTAAGTTTTGATATAACTGCATCGGTAAATTTTTGCCAGCCAAAATGTGCGTGTGAAGCAGGTTTGTTTGCTTCTACACTTAAGATAGAGTTTAAAAGTAAAATTCCTTGTTTAGCCCATTTGCTAAGATCTCCATGCCTTGCTATAGGAATGTTTAAATCATCTTGTAATTCTTTGTAGATATTAAGTAAAGATGGAGGAATTCTAACTCCTATTGGCACACTAAAGCTTAAACCCATAGCTTGATTTGGGTTGTGATAAGGATCTTGTCCTAAAAGTATGATTTTTAAATCCTGCAAAGGGGCTAGGTTAAATGCATTAAAGATTAAATTTGCTGGTGGATATATAGTTTTTCCTTCGCTTAAGGCATTGATATAATGAGTTTTTATCTCTAAAAAATAAGGTTTTAAAAACTCATCTTTTAAGAATTCTTTCCAAGTTTGTTCTATTTTTATTTTTTCTAAACAAATATCCATTTTTATCCTTACCAAGAAAGTATAAACTCACTTCCCTCATTTTCTTTACTTAAAACTTTAATGTTGATATTGTTTTTATCAGCTATTTGCTTGACTAAGTTTAAACCTATGCCAAAACCACCTTGATCTTGATTAAAGCGTTTGTAGCGTGTAAAAATTTGAGCTATTTCTTTAGCGCTCATTCCTTGACCCTCATCTTTAATACTAAGTGTTTTTTCTTTTAAGCAAATATAGATTTTTTTATGAGCATTGGTGTATTTTATGGCATTGCTTAAAAGATTATCGATTAAAATTTGCATTTCTTCTTTATTAGCATAAAAGTTTTGCTCTAAAAGATTTTTTTCAATGATGAGATTTTTTTGCGTGATTAAAGTTTCAAAGTATTCTAACCTTTGTTCCAAAAGCTCTTTTAAGTTGATATCTTCTTTTGTATTTTCTTTTTGCAAGAAAAAATTCAAGGCTATGAGATTTTGATAGATGTGGTTTAAATTTTTACTTGCTAGTTTGATATGATTTAGTTTTTTTATGTTATTTGGATTTAAATTTGTATCATCAAATTTTTTAATACTAGCTAAAATCACACTTAAAGGTGTGTTAATTTCATGCGTGGTATCTTTGATAAAATCATTAAGTGCTTTAAATTGTTCTTTGATATTTTTAAAGACAAGCAAAATGAGTATATAAGCAACCACAGCAAGCAACAAAATACATATAAGAGTATAAAAAATAGTTTTTAATTTTAATTTCCAAAGCTCATGGGAAAAATCATTGATGTCTAGATTATTATAATTATCTTTGCGGTATTGTTCTTTTTTAAAACCAAGATCATCAGTTTCTATAATGATATGAATATTTTTATGTCTTAAGAAATGAGAATGGTGTTTTGGTTTTTTTAGATTACTTGTGTCTATATAGGTGTTGAGATTTCTAATCCTTGAAAAATCTATAAATAATCTTTTGTTTTCATTGTAAATAAAATCATTTTTTTTAAGTTGTGTTAATATTTTTAAAGCATCGAAAGTTAAATTGCTAAAAATAACTTGGTTGTTTACGATAATGGCAAATTGAGTGTTGAGTCTTTTGGATATATAGGAAAAATCTTCTTGATTTAAATATGTTCTATCGTGTCTTGCTTCGATGATATTTTGCAAAATATAATTATAGTGAGTGTATGAATGTGTTATTTGATTTAATCGTATGTAGTTTGCTTCTTTTTGATAAAAAGTGATAAAAAAAATCGTTAGAAATACACCACTTGTGATGATATAAAGGGCTAGAATTTTAAAAATAGTATTATTAAAATTTTCACTTTTCATTTTATAGCCTTATGGCATAGCCTATGTTTCTTTGATTGATAATAAGGTCTTTGCCAAGAATTTTTCTTAAATTTTTTACATAAACTCTAAGGCTCATAATTGCTGGCTCTTCATCCAAACTCCAAATTTCATCAAAAATGGTTTCTATACTTACAAAGTGTGGGCGTTTTTTTAAAAGCAAGGCTAAGAGCTCTTTTTCTTTGTTAGTAAGATTGATGATTGTTTTATCTTGATAAAGAGTTTTATTAAGCGGATCAAAAGAAATGTTTTTTGAAGAGCTAAGCAAAATTAGATCTTCTTTTTGGTGGCTAAAATTTCTTTTAATGATATTTTTTACACGGATAATTAATTCATCTATGTCAAAAGGTTTTTTAACATAATCATCACAACCTGATAAAAATCCTTGTTTTACATCATCAAGCATAGATAAAGAAGTTAAAAATATAGCAGGAGTATTTTTACCACTTTCTCTTAATTCTTTTAAAACTTCAAAGCCGTTGCCTTTTGGAACTTTAACATCAAAAATCCAAAGATCAAAATTTTCTTCATAGGCTTTTTCTAGTGCCTCTTGTGCATCATACACACAAGAGACTTTAAAGCCCTCATCACTTAAGGCTTCGTTTATAATTTCATTTAAACTTAAATCATCTTCTAAGAGCAGAATTTTTGCTGCCATTTTATCTCATCGGACAATTTGCATGGTGTGATCTTAAACCATGATGATTTTTATGGGAATGGGCATTGTTGTAATGATGCAAATTTAACTCTCTTATTTCTTTACCACTCATTTCATCGGTTAGTTTTTGCATATCTTCTTGAACGATAACTCTTCTTTGGTTTCTTTCTTGAGTAGAAAGTTTAGAGATGTTTTCGTGTAAATTAGCTCTAAATTGTTGATGAAAATCTTTTGCATCTTTGTATTTCATTTCATTCATTCTTTTTTTCATCTCAATAACCAAATCAGCTTGATCTTGCGCTTTTACACTTTTTGCAAGATTTAAAATCTCATCATTACTTTTTTTAGAAAAATCAGCTCCTAGGGCAAATGAAGCAGCCAAAGAACCCACGATAAATAAACTTACAATTTTTTTCATTGTTTCTCCTTTAAATTAATGATGAGAAATTATAAAAGCTCAAAATAAAGCCAAAATGAAATTTATTGACAAATAAAAAGCACATTAGCTCTTAAATTTTGTTTTTCACTTTTAATAATA
Proteins encoded:
- a CDS encoding zf-TFIIB domain-containing protein yields the protein MNCPVCANTALLMSERNGVEIDYCPKCRGVWLDRGELDKIIERSTSQSAPQQSHQQNYNQQANYHHNNGYKYKKKESWLGELFDF
- a CDS encoding response regulator transcription factor, encoding MAAKILLLEDDLSLNEIINEALSDEGFKVSCVYDAQEALEKAYEENFDLWIFDVKVPKGNGFEVLKELRESGKNTPAIFLTSLSMLDDVKQGFLSGCDDYVKKPFDIDELIIRVKNIIKRNFSHQKEDLILLSSSKNISFDPLNKTLYQDKTIINLTNKEKELLALLLKKRPHFVSIETIFDEIWSLDEEPAIMSLRVYVKNLRKILGKDLIINQRNIGYAIRL
- a CDS encoding sensor histidine kinase, which codes for MKSENFNNTIFKILALYIITSGVFLTIFFITFYQKEANYIRLNQITHSYTHYNYILQNIIEARHDRTYLNQEDFSYISKRLNTQFAIIVNNQVIFSNLTFDALKILTQLKKNDFIYNENKRLFIDFSRIRNLNTYIDTSNLKKPKHHSHFLRHKNIHIIIETDDLGFKKEQYRKDNYNNLDINDFSHELWKLKLKTIFYTLICILLLAVVAYILILLVFKNIKEQFKALNDFIKDTTHEINTPLSVILASIKKFDDTNLNPNNIKKLNHIKLASKNLNHIYQNLIALNFFLQKENTKEDINLKELLEQRLEYFETLITQKNLIIEKNLLEQNFYANKEEMQILIDNLLSNAIKYTNAHKKIYICLKEKTLSIKDEGQGMSAKEIAQIFTRYKRFNQDQGGFGIGLNLVKQIADKNNINIKVLSKENEGSEFILSW
- a CDS encoding DUF1104 domain-containing protein, yielding MKKIVSLFIVGSLAASFALGADFSKKSNDEILNLAKSVKAQDQADLVIEMKKRMNEMKYKDAKDFHQQFRANLHENISKLSTQERNQRRVIVQEDMQKLTDEMSGKEIRELNLHHYNNAHSHKNHHGLRSHHANCPMR
- the ung gene encoding uracil-DNA glycosylase; its protein translation is MDICLEKIKIEQTWKEFLKDEFLKPYFLEIKTHYINALSEGKTIYPPANLIFNAFNLAPLQDLKIILLGQDPYHNPNQAMGLSFSVPIGVRIPPSLLNIYKELQDDLNIPIARHGDLSKWAKQGILLLNSILSVEANKPASHAHFGWQKFTDAVISKLSDEKEGLVFLLWGNYAKNKKVLINPQKHFILEAAHPSPLARNAFLGCKHFSKSNEILLKLGKSPIDWDLNS